From Bosea sp. NBC_00550, the proteins below share one genomic window:
- a CDS encoding alpha-hydroxy acid oxidase, translating into MALSRCFNIEDVRRVAARRLPKGLFNFVDRATEDDLARDRNRQAFRDLTFLPRTLVDVAARSTETELFGKRHAMPLAVAPAGPAGLFWYRGELELAKAAARANVPFTLSTYSTTTMADIAATGATVWQQLYFWKDRALTYGIVDRARELGFGVLVVTVDTAVLGQREYLQRDRLMPPWGPTLASCAEMLLHPQWLAGVALRYLATGGLPRVVNMPQPGQDLTAEEIASRTSLCQSVTWDDIARLRERWPHKLLLKGIMREEEAERAFALGCDGVVVSNHGGRNLDSAASTLDALPRIVAAAGGKGSVLLDSGIRRGSDIAKALALGAHAVLAGRAPLYGVAAGGEAGAYHVLSLLQSELDRTMALTGCRSVAELTRDLIAEGRTETDHGA; encoded by the coding sequence ATGGCGCTCTCGCGCTGCTTCAACATCGAGGACGTGCGGCGCGTTGCGGCGCGCCGCCTCCCGAAGGGCCTGTTCAACTTCGTCGACCGGGCGACCGAGGACGATCTGGCGCGCGACCGGAACCGCCAGGCCTTTCGCGACCTGACCTTCCTGCCGCGCACGCTCGTCGATGTCGCCGCGCGCTCGACCGAGACCGAGCTGTTCGGCAAGCGCCACGCCATGCCGCTCGCGGTTGCGCCGGCAGGGCCTGCCGGCCTGTTCTGGTATCGTGGCGAGCTGGAGCTGGCGAAGGCCGCAGCGCGCGCTAACGTGCCCTTCACGCTCTCGACCTACTCGACCACCACCATGGCCGATATCGCCGCCACCGGCGCGACCGTGTGGCAGCAGCTCTATTTCTGGAAGGATCGCGCGCTGACCTACGGCATCGTCGATCGAGCGCGCGAACTCGGCTTCGGCGTGCTCGTCGTCACGGTCGACACGGCCGTGCTCGGCCAGCGCGAATATCTCCAGCGCGACCGGCTGATGCCGCCCTGGGGACCGACGCTGGCCTCCTGCGCTGAGATGCTGCTGCATCCGCAATGGCTGGCCGGCGTGGCACTGCGCTATCTCGCGACAGGTGGGCTGCCGCGCGTCGTCAACATGCCGCAGCCGGGCCAGGACCTCACCGCGGAGGAGATCGCCTCGCGCACCTCGCTCTGCCAGTCCGTCACATGGGACGACATCGCCCGATTGCGTGAGCGCTGGCCCCACAAGCTGCTGCTGAAGGGCATCATGCGCGAGGAGGAGGCCGAGCGCGCCTTCGCGCTCGGCTGCGACGGTGTCGTCGTCTCGAACCATGGCGGGCGCAATCTCGACAGCGCAGCCAGCACGCTCGACGCTCTGCCCCGCATTGTCGCCGCCGCGGGCGGCAAGGGCTCCGTCCTGCTCGACAGCGGCATCCGCCGCGGCAGCGACATCGCCAAGGCGCTCGCGCTCGGTGCTCATGCGGTTCTGGCCGGCCGCGCGCCGCTCTATGGCGTCGCCGCCGGAGGCGAAGCCGGCGCCTATCACGTGCTGAGCCTGCTGCAATCCGAACTCGACCGCACCATGGCGCTGACCGGCTGCCGCTCCGTGGCCGAATTGACACGGGACTTGATCGCCGAAGGGCGAACGGAGACAGACCATGGCGCGTGA
- a CDS encoding FAD-dependent oxidoreductase: MAREKDADVIVVGGGAAGACAFLEAATAGARVIGLDAADGFGGTARLAGGGMCVPGTALQAERGISDSPELAFADLAAGGHDFDRDWARTYFERGHTDLIDWLTGLGMTFPDIRHFEGESVPRFHRPLNGGAGLMAILWERFKERNLQSAWRFGWRLTDLIVEDGKVGGVVCRDAEGREQRLYAPAVVIAIGGFAGSLEMIRRHARRLEGVPQILAGGGPGAKGEAIALLQRHRVRFGYLDDLYCYATGVPDYRDPTGERGIVFRGKTGWLWLNRNGERFHDESQSTSGNLSVPRLLAQPEATGWAIFDEAMLPGIGVDDHHVPPGSETGNEAARRHIAHSSWVSRADTLDELFRSAGIDAEGAARTVAQWNGWLASGLARDPVTDRPLAGLPPLAKPPFYAVRFVPIGRKSMGGVQTDRDCRVLLETGDTLPGLYAAGEVAGMAGGHIGGIKPLEGMMVGPSCFSGRIAGREAAGFAVTA; this comes from the coding sequence ATGGCGCGTGAGAAAGATGCCGACGTCATTGTCGTCGGCGGTGGCGCGGCGGGCGCTTGCGCCTTCCTCGAAGCCGCGACGGCGGGAGCCAGGGTCATTGGCCTCGACGCGGCCGATGGCTTCGGCGGGACGGCCCGGCTTGCCGGCGGCGGCATGTGCGTGCCGGGCACGGCCTTGCAGGCCGAACGCGGCATCTCCGATTCACCCGAACTCGCCTTCGCCGATCTGGCGGCCGGCGGGCATGATTTCGACCGCGACTGGGCCCGAACCTATTTCGAGCGCGGCCACACCGACCTGATCGACTGGCTCACCGGGCTCGGCATGACCTTCCCCGACATCAGGCATTTCGAAGGCGAGAGCGTCCCGCGTTTCCATCGCCCGCTGAACGGCGGCGCGGGCCTGATGGCGATCCTGTGGGAGCGCTTCAAGGAACGGAACCTCCAATCAGCCTGGCGTTTTGGCTGGCGGCTCACCGATCTCATCGTCGAGGACGGCAAGGTCGGCGGTGTCGTCTGCCGCGACGCCGAGGGCCGCGAGCAACGGCTCTATGCCCCGGCGGTGGTGATCGCCATCGGCGGCTTCGCCGGCAGCCTGGAGATGATCCGCCGCCATGCCCGCCGCCTCGAAGGCGTGCCGCAGATTTTGGCGGGCGGCGGCCCCGGCGCCAAGGGCGAGGCCATCGCGCTCCTGCAGCGCCACCGCGTGCGCTTCGGCTATCTCGATGATCTCTATTGCTACGCCACCGGCGTGCCCGATTATCGCGATCCGACCGGCGAGCGCGGCATCGTCTTCCGCGGCAAGACGGGCTGGCTCTGGCTCAACCGCAACGGCGAGCGCTTCCACGACGAAAGCCAGTCGACCAGCGGCAATCTCTCGGTTCCGCGCCTGCTCGCACAGCCTGAGGCAACGGGCTGGGCGATCTTCGACGAGGCGATGTTGCCTGGCATAGGGGTCGACGACCACCACGTCCCGCCGGGCTCGGAAACCGGCAACGAGGCGGCCAGGCGCCATATCGCCCACTCCTCCTGGGTCTCACGAGCCGACACGCTCGACGAGCTCTTCCGTAGCGCCGGCATCGACGCAGAGGGCGCCGCACGCACCGTCGCGCAATGGAACGGCTGGCTTGCCAGCGGGCTGGCGCGCGACCCCGTCACCGACCGCCCCCTCGCCGGTCTTCCGCCATTAGCCAAACCACCCTTCTACGCGGTCCGCTTCGTCCCGATCGGCCGCAAGTCGATGGGCGGCGTGCAGACCGACCGGGACTGCCGCGTCCTGCTGGAAACGGGCGATACCCTGCCCGGCCTCTACGCGGCCGGCGAGGTCGCGGGCATGGCCGGCGGCCATATCGGCGGCATCAAGCCGCTCGAGGGCATGATGGTCGGGCCGAGCTGCTTCAGCGGCCGCATTGCCGGACGCGAAGCAGCGGGTTTCGCCGTGACTGCCTGA
- a CDS encoding threonine aldolase family protein has product MTGHRFIELYSDTKSLPTEAMRRFMMAAPLGDEQKDEDKTTLSLCERVAAMLGQEAAVFLPSGTMCNEIAIAVHCRPGEEVICDATAHIVNFETGGPSALSGVMIRTLDGERGIFTADALRQAIRPESRYAPRSRLVCVEQTANLGGGAVWPLSVIREVAETARQAGLSLHLDGARLLNAVVESKVSAAAHASPFDSAWLDLTKGLGCPVGAVLAGSRDFIREAWRLKQRWGGAMRQSGILAAAGLYALDHHVERLAEDHANAHRLGAGLAAIPGIRLEHERIETNILYFDIAGTGVTAEALVGALKVAGVGMGAFGTHRIRAVTHIGVTTADIDACLNIFRNVLSELSMKRAG; this is encoded by the coding sequence ATGACCGGCCATCGCTTCATTGAGCTCTACAGCGACACCAAATCGCTCCCGACCGAGGCGATGCGCCGCTTCATGATGGCGGCGCCCCTCGGCGACGAGCAAAAGGACGAGGACAAGACCACGCTTTCCCTGTGCGAGCGCGTCGCCGCGATGCTCGGCCAGGAGGCCGCCGTCTTCCTGCCTTCCGGCACGATGTGCAACGAGATCGCGATCGCCGTGCATTGCCGCCCCGGCGAGGAGGTGATCTGCGACGCCACCGCGCATATCGTGAATTTCGAAACGGGCGGGCCCAGCGCACTCTCCGGCGTGATGATCCGCACGCTCGACGGCGAGCGCGGCATCTTCACGGCCGATGCGTTGCGCCAGGCCATCCGCCCGGAGAGTCGTTACGCGCCGCGCTCGCGCCTCGTCTGCGTCGAGCAGACCGCCAATCTCGGTGGCGGCGCGGTCTGGCCGCTCTCCGTCATTCGCGAAGTGGCGGAGACCGCCCGGCAGGCCGGCCTCTCGCTCCATCTCGACGGCGCACGCCTGCTCAACGCGGTGGTGGAGAGCAAGGTGTCAGCGGCGGCCCATGCCAGCCCCTTCGACTCCGCCTGGCTGGACCTGACCAAGGGGCTGGGCTGCCCGGTCGGTGCGGTGCTGGCCGGATCGCGTGACTTCATCCGTGAGGCCTGGCGCCTGAAGCAGCGCTGGGGCGGGGCTATGCGTCAGTCGGGCATCCTCGCTGCCGCCGGTCTCTACGCCCTCGACCACCATGTCGAGAGGCTGGCAGAGGACCATGCCAATGCCCACCGGCTCGGCGCCGGGCTTGCCGCGATTCCGGGCATCCGCCTCGAACACGAACGCATCGAGACGAACATCCTCTATTTCGACATCGCCGGAACCGGCGTCACTGCCGAGGCCCTGGTCGGGGCACTGAAGGTGGCCGGTGTCGGCATGGGCGCCTTCGGCACGCATCGTATCCGGGCGGTGACGCATATCGGGGTCACGACGGCCGACATCGATGCGTGCCTCAACATCTTTCGCAATGTGCTGTCCGAGCTGTCCATGAAGCGCGCCGGCTGA
- a CDS encoding xanthine dehydrogenase family protein molybdopterin-binding subunit, giving the protein MPAKPSTPATAPIPAPADPRSLRRFEDERFLTGQGRYLGDDEVRGALHAMVLRSPHAHAEILSIDAAAARNLPGVHAVYAAADIAELGPLPCSLAVIGEAPLIVPPRLPLADERVRHVGDPVAFVVADSVDLAREACELIAVDYDILPSVTELAAAVEPGAPEIWSQAPGNLALRYRLGDEAAVAAAFEQAAHIVSCRVVNNRIVAAALEPRVALGRFDKASGRYRLSLSGASVHDIRRELAAVLHIASERIDVACPDVGGGFGMKNVTYPEYALVLVAAQRLGRPVRWLAERIEDFSSGVHARDNLTTGRLALDAKGRFLALKVETVANLGAYVSSLGPGSATTAPTPAFGGLYDIPTMTVDVRCVFTNTVPIDAYRGAGKPEANYLIERLVDEAAHRLRIDPATLRKRNFIRRFPYQKPFGAVLDCGTFGPNLDRVLAEVDRAGFRQRRAQSRRRGKLRGFGIGCFLETSRGSPNEDAWLTAHADGAIAMAVGTQSNGQGHETSFAQLLSSELGLPVERFRLVQGDTALVPSGGGHGGARSLHLGGGALVLAARALVATAKPVAAELLQSQPEAVTFRDGRFHAPGAGEVDLATVARHVADTTGKPLASHGARRNVPYTFPNGAQAAEVEVDPETGEVSLLRYVAVDDYGSLVNPLLTEAQVHGGLAQGIGQALMEEARYDPDGGQLLSATFMDYAMPRAMDLPTFEISMVELPTQANPLGAKGVGQAGCIGAPQTVIHAILDALRPLGVTHLDMPATPSRVWHAIREAQKAQRKD; this is encoded by the coding sequence ATGCCTGCAAAGCCTTCCACCCCCGCGACGGCGCCGATCCCGGCTCCTGCGGACCCGCGCTCACTGCGTCGCTTCGAGGATGAGCGCTTCCTGACGGGGCAGGGCCGCTATCTGGGTGATGACGAGGTCCGTGGCGCGCTGCATGCCATGGTGCTGCGCTCACCCCATGCCCATGCCGAGATCCTGTCGATCGATGCCGCGGCCGCACGAAACCTGCCGGGCGTTCACGCCGTCTATGCCGCAGCCGATATTGCCGAGCTCGGCCCCCTGCCCTGCTCGCTGGCGGTGATCGGCGAGGCGCCGCTGATCGTGCCGCCCCGCTTGCCGCTCGCCGATGAGCGCGTGCGCCATGTCGGCGACCCCGTCGCCTTCGTCGTGGCCGACAGCGTCGATCTTGCCCGCGAGGCCTGCGAGCTGATCGCCGTCGACTACGACATCCTGCCCTCGGTCACCGAGCTCGCCGCAGCAGTGGAACCCGGCGCGCCGGAAATCTGGTCGCAGGCGCCCGGTAACCTCGCCCTGCGCTATCGGCTCGGCGACGAGGCGGCCGTTGCCGCGGCCTTCGAGCAGGCCGCCCATATCGTGAGCTGCCGGGTCGTCAACAACCGAATCGTGGCGGCCGCGCTCGAGCCGCGGGTGGCGCTCGGGCGTTTCGACAAGGCGAGCGGCCGCTACCGCCTGTCCTTGAGCGGAGCCTCGGTGCACGACATCCGCCGCGAACTGGCGGCAGTGCTGCATATCGCCTCCGAGCGGATCGACGTCGCCTGTCCCGATGTCGGCGGCGGCTTCGGCATGAAGAACGTCACCTATCCGGAATATGCGCTGGTGCTCGTCGCCGCCCAGCGCCTCGGCCGGCCAGTGCGTTGGCTCGCCGAGCGCATCGAGGATTTTTCCAGCGGCGTCCACGCCCGCGACAACCTGACGACCGGCCGGCTCGCGCTGGATGCGAAGGGCCGTTTCCTGGCTCTAAAGGTCGAAACCGTCGCCAATCTCGGCGCCTATGTCTCCTCGCTGGGACCGGGCAGTGCCACCACGGCGCCGACGCCCGCTTTCGGGGGCCTCTACGACATCCCCACGATGACGGTCGATGTCCGTTGCGTCTTCACCAATACCGTGCCGATCGACGCCTATCGCGGCGCCGGCAAGCCGGAGGCGAACTACCTGATCGAGAGGCTGGTGGACGAAGCCGCTCATCGCCTGCGGATTGACCCCGCGACCCTGCGCAAGCGCAATTTCATCCGCCGCTTTCCCTATCAGAAGCCCTTCGGGGCCGTGCTCGATTGTGGGACCTTCGGTCCCAACCTCGACCGTGTCCTGGCCGAGGTCGACCGTGCCGGATTCCGCCAGCGGCGGGCGCAGTCGCGCCGGCGCGGCAAGCTGCGCGGCTTCGGCATCGGCTGCTTCCTGGAAACCTCTCGCGGGTCTCCGAACGAGGACGCGTGGCTGACGGCTCACGCTGATGGCGCCATCGCCATGGCGGTGGGCACCCAGTCGAACGGACAAGGTCACGAAACGAGCTTCGCGCAGCTCCTGTCGAGCGAGCTCGGGCTGCCCGTGGAGCGCTTCCGCCTGGTCCAGGGCGATACGGCGCTCGTCCCCAGCGGCGGCGGCCATGGCGGCGCCCGCTCGCTGCATCTGGGCGGCGGCGCTCTCGTCCTGGCGGCGCGGGCGCTGGTCGCGACTGCCAAGCCGGTCGCGGCCGAGCTCCTTCAAAGCCAGCCGGAGGCCGTCACGTTCCGTGACGGTCGCTTCCACGCTCCCGGCGCGGGCGAGGTCGACCTCGCGACCGTCGCGCGCCATGTCGCGGACACGACCGGCAAGCCGCTCGCGAGCCATGGCGCCCGTCGGAACGTGCCCTACACCTTCCCGAACGGTGCGCAGGCCGCCGAGGTCGAGGTCGATCCGGAAACCGGCGAAGTAAGCCTGCTGCGCTACGTCGCCGTCGACGACTACGGCTCGCTGGTGAACCCGTTGCTGACCGAGGCGCAGGTCCATGGCGGGCTGGCGCAAGGCATCGGCCAGGCGCTGATGGAGGAAGCCCGCTACGACCCCGATGGCGGCCAGCTGCTGAGCGCGACCTTCATGGACTACGCGATGCCGCGCGCCATGGATCTGCCGACCTTCGAGATCTCGATGGTCGAGCTGCCGACGCAGGCCAACCCGCTCGGTGCCAAGGGCGTGGGCCAGGCCGGCTGTATCGGCGCGCCCCAGACCGTGATCCACGCCATCCTCGATGCGCTACGCCCGCTCGGCGTCACGCATCTCGACATGCCCGCCACACCCTCCCGCGTCTGGCATGCGATCCGGGAGGCACAGAAGGCTCAGAGGAAGGATTGA
- a CDS encoding IS6 family transposase, with translation MQPISYARHQFPPEMIGHAVWLYLRFTLSYRDVEELLAKRGLDISYETIRRWVLKFGCSYARNLRRLRPQPADTWHLDEMVIRIQGRHLYLWRAVDSEGEILDMLVQSRRDKGAALRLMRKLLKKLGFAPKVLVTDKLRSYGAARRELGLSARHEQGMRRNNRAENSHQVIRRRERKMQRFKSPMSAQRFLSVHAAVHNLFNLERNLIFRATLLLFRVAVAAVAKHDRPCVSTA, from the coding sequence ATGCAGCCGATTTCCTACGCCCGTCACCAGTTCCCGCCCGAGATGATCGGGCACGCCGTGTGGCTCTACCTGCGGTTCACCTTAAGCTATCGCGATGTCGAGGAGCTTCTGGCGAAGCGCGGCCTCGACATCTCGTACGAGACGATCCGGCGATGGGTGCTCAAATTTGGCTGCAGCTATGCCCGCAACCTGCGCCGGCTGCGGCCGCAACCGGCAGACACCTGGCACCTCGACGAAATGGTGATCCGCATTCAGGGCCGGCACCTGTATCTATGGCGAGCCGTCGACAGCGAGGGCGAGATCCTCGACATGCTGGTACAATCGCGACGGGATAAGGGTGCTGCCTTACGGCTGATGCGCAAACTGCTCAAAAAGCTTGGCTTTGCTCCCAAGGTTCTGGTGACAGACAAGCTGCGATCCTACGGCGCGGCCCGGCGAGAGCTGGGGCTCTCGGCGCGCCATGAGCAGGGCATGCGTCGCAACAATCGGGCTGAGAACTCACACCAGGTGATCCGACGACGAGAGCGCAAGATGCAGCGCTTCAAGTCGCCGATGTCGGCGCAGCGCTTTCTCTCCGTACATGCCGCCGTCCACAATCTCTTCAACCTCGAGCGCAATCTGATCTTTCGAGCGACGCTGCTCCTCTTTCGAGTTGCGGTCGCAGCAGTGGCAAAACACGACCGCCCCTGCGTAAGCACGGCGTAG
- a CDS encoding nuclear transport factor 2 family protein, which produces MRDGNTMREEIECSRVLTSFATYLDQRRYDDLIALTTPDCCWSSKGVARGHAEIRERLAARPSNRTTLHLLTNLQVEIGDDMIARAHSCILVYRFDEDGQFPFQTTTPHTVARCEDLLTKALGHWLIMERRMSVIAQQSD; this is translated from the coding sequence ATGCGCGACGGTAATACTATGCGAGAGGAGATCGAGTGCAGCCGTGTCTTGACGTCATTCGCCACCTATCTCGATCAGCGCCGCTACGATGACCTGATAGCTCTGACGACTCCGGATTGTTGTTGGTCGAGCAAGGGAGTGGCGCGTGGTCATGCGGAAATCCGCGAGCGCCTTGCGGCCCGACCAAGCAACCGCACGACTCTCCATTTGCTGACTAACCTGCAAGTCGAAATCGGCGACGATATGATTGCCCGGGCGCACTCCTGCATCTTGGTCTACCGCTTTGACGAGGATGGCCAGTTTCCCTTCCAGACGACCACCCCGCACACGGTCGCCCGCTGCGAGGATCTTCTAACCAAGGCGCTGGGACACTGGTTAATCATGGAGCGGAGAATGTCAGTGATCGCCCAGCAGTCCGACTAG
- a CDS encoding Bug family tripartite tricarboxylate transporter substrate binding protein, with translation MTKFTVTRRSLLGASAGGALGLLAKPNLAKAASYATQPVRLFVGTAAAGTVDLVARLLSPTFRDMLGQPVLVENRPGAATTLAAGLVANAKPDGHTLLVSSSAALAVHVASATKPTHLINDLTHVGMACDGGFIYAIHKDVPAKNYAEFVALLQQQPGKFRYGATGIGGNIHLSGALFCLNTGTRMVAVQYANAGMRANELLSNQTQLGIGGGAVLGQHIRSGMLNGLFVASEKRDALFPDLPTSVELGIPGMQNITNWVALHGPKGMPAEIVQQLSQVLQVALAKPEVVSGLAASGLFTTPGTPEALIERMKVDYAVMADVAKRGDIRID, from the coding sequence ATGACCAAATTCACGGTGACCCGACGCAGCCTGCTGGGGGCGTCAGCCGGTGGAGCGCTTGGGCTACTGGCCAAGCCAAACCTGGCCAAGGCGGCAAGCTATGCGACGCAGCCCGTGCGTCTCTTCGTCGGGACGGCTGCGGCTGGTACGGTCGATCTGGTCGCGCGGCTGCTCTCGCCCACCTTCAGGGACATGCTGGGCCAGCCCGTCCTCGTCGAAAACCGACCCGGCGCAGCAACGACGCTTGCCGCCGGGCTCGTCGCGAACGCCAAACCGGACGGCCATACGCTACTGGTTTCGAGCTCGGCTGCGCTCGCGGTCCATGTCGCCAGCGCGACCAAGCCTACCCATCTCATCAACGACTTGACCCATGTCGGCATGGCCTGCGATGGCGGCTTTATCTACGCTATCCACAAGGACGTGCCGGCGAAGAACTATGCCGAGTTCGTCGCGCTCCTGCAGCAGCAGCCCGGAAAATTCCGGTATGGGGCGACGGGAATCGGGGGCAACATTCATCTCTCCGGTGCATTATTCTGCCTGAACACGGGGACGCGGATGGTTGCGGTCCAATATGCGAATGCCGGAATGCGAGCCAACGAACTTCTCTCCAATCAAACCCAACTCGGTATCGGCGGAGGCGCTGTTCTCGGGCAGCACATCCGCTCCGGCATGCTGAACGGCCTGTTTGTCGCGAGCGAAAAGCGCGATGCGCTCTTTCCCGATCTGCCCACATCGGTCGAACTCGGCATCCCAGGCATGCAGAACATCACGAACTGGGTGGCTCTGCATGGGCCTAAGGGGATGCCTGCCGAGATCGTGCAGCAGCTCAGCCAGGTTCTGCAAGTTGCGCTGGCCAAGCCCGAGGTTGTGTCCGGTCTCGCCGCTAGCGGGCTCTTCACCACCCCGGGTACGCCGGAGGCGCTAATCGAGCGCATGAAGGTGGACTACGCCGTTATGGCCGACGTCGCCAAGCGCGGCGACATCCGTATCGACTGA
- a CDS encoding nuclear transport factor 2 family protein has translation MNWGFVPVEDERHILRLYALYCHYFNHGEAENWAALFAEDGAFTRLNTGAKQHGNFGNPAGTVSGRGNLVAMAEGRRDMFKGLVRHQQTDMVIEPGRDRDHAIGKSFILVTDWREGPGRLAAVGDCATEFVRTEAGWRFLSITLATLPRMAPTPAHDEPAAATR, from the coding sequence ATGAACTGGGGTTTCGTTCCAGTGGAAGACGAGCGCCATATCCTGCGGCTTTATGCGCTGTATTGCCATTACTTCAATCATGGCGAGGCCGAGAACTGGGCAGCGCTATTTGCCGAAGATGGCGCGTTTACGAGGCTCAATACGGGCGCAAAGCAACACGGCAACTTCGGCAATCCGGCAGGCACGGTGTCGGGTCGCGGTAATCTCGTTGCGATGGCGGAGGGCCGTCGCGATATGTTCAAGGGCCTCGTTCGGCATCAACAGACGGACATGGTGATCGAGCCCGGGCGGGACCGTGATCACGCCATTGGGAAATCCTTCATCCTTGTCACCGACTGGCGCGAAGGGCCGGGCCGGCTAGCTGCCGTCGGCGATTGCGCCACCGAATTCGTCCGCACCGAGGCAGGTTGGCGCTTCCTCTCTATCACGCTGGCGACACTGCCGCGCATGGCGCCGACGCCGGCGCACGACGAGCCGGCTGCAGCTACGCGCTGA
- a CDS encoding Gfo/Idh/MocA family protein, with protein sequence MKFAVFGSLGWAGSRHVEALTKMGHEIVALVDPGAGCAAQAAAIGALALASIDDLDLDSIEAATLALPPHLHPALTERLAKAGKHVMCEKPMASDSTEARRLADFAASVPVTIMPGYLLRCNPHIRGFLDALRDLGNIRRVHLSTNVRKPSMAGWRSEPVIGGALLVNAIHQLDLATWFVGESLTPRMAQLDNVHFDAPTEDTFFTSLVSPSGVTASVFSSWSPYPPVCDDGLMITDAGRLRIEAETDRGAIILTATGYRVNGEDVALLDVVGVNQFVRELEHFVDAIETGTPLWVTPEDNFNVQKLIEDCRAVAIPPAGRVQSRQAA encoded by the coding sequence ATGAAATTTGCAGTCTTCGGATCGCTTGGATGGGCAGGCTCGCGCCATGTCGAAGCCCTCACGAAAATGGGGCATGAGATCGTCGCCCTCGTCGACCCCGGCGCCGGCTGCGCCGCACAAGCAGCGGCAATCGGCGCCCTCGCCCTCGCCTCCATAGATGATCTCGATCTAGACAGCATCGAGGCCGCCACTCTGGCCTTGCCGCCACATCTGCACCCGGCCTTGACCGAACGCCTCGCCAAGGCCGGAAAACATGTCATGTGCGAGAAGCCGATGGCTTCCGACAGCACGGAGGCTCGGCGGTTGGCCGATTTTGCGGCTTCGGTTCCGGTGACAATCATGCCGGGGTATCTGCTGCGCTGTAACCCCCATATCCGTGGGTTTCTCGACGCTCTGCGCGACCTCGGCAACATCCGCCGGGTGCATCTCTCCACCAATGTCCGCAAGCCCTCCATGGCAGGCTGGCGCAGCGAACCCGTGATCGGCGGCGCCCTTCTGGTCAACGCCATCCACCAACTCGATCTCGCGACCTGGTTCGTCGGGGAGAGTCTGACCCCGCGCATGGCTCAGCTCGACAACGTCCATTTCGACGCCCCGACCGAGGACACCTTCTTCACCTCGCTGGTGTCGCCATCCGGCGTGACGGCCAGCGTGTTCAGCTCCTGGTCGCCCTACCCCCCCGTCTGCGACGACGGCCTGATGATCACCGATGCCGGCCGGCTGCGGATCGAGGCGGAAACCGATCGTGGCGCGATCATCCTGACCGCGACGGGCTACCGTGTGAACGGCGAGGATGTCGCCTTGCTCGATGTCGTCGGTGTCAACCAATTCGTTCGGGAACTCGAGCATTTTGTCGATGCGATCGAAACCGGTACGCCGCTGTGGGTCACGCCAGAGGATAATTTCAACGTCCAGAAGCTGATCGAGGACTGTCGGGCAGTCGCAATCCCGCCCGCCGGGCGTGTCCAGTCGCGGCAGGCTGCCTGA